In Pseudoduganella albidiflava, a single window of DNA contains:
- a CDS encoding beta strand repeat-containing protein, which yields MANTITGTAAEDNLLGTFDNDVLIGGAGSDTIDGGGGDDLIEGGDESGGYYADYGDSLNGGAGNDTILGGQGNDSIDGAAGDDVIDAGAGNDYLEVNVGNGQDTLAGGAGNDRFSLWSYGSDTFQSIQANGGDGDDLFSLYISSYSWAADPAVVLTGGAGTDTFRFISGNATGPFTVTDFAAGAGGDRIDITELLEQSASNGDYSGGNPFAADQGFLRLVQDGADTLLQYDFDGVAGKSQAFQTAMTLQNTNATEFSAENVVGGISPDGTAVPGLVLAGTGDNDLLNGSSSDDTITGGAGSDTINGSGGDDLIAGGDESGEIYYDYGDSLNGGAGNDTILGGQGNDSIDGAAGNDVIDAGAGNDYLEVNVGNGQDTLVGGAGNDRFSLWSYGSDTFQSIEANGGDGDDLFSLYISSYSWAADPAVVLTGGAGTDTFRFISGNATGPFTVTDFAAGAGGDRIDITELLEQSASNGDYSGGNPFAADQGFLRLVQDGADTLLQYDFDGVAGKSQAFQTVMTLQNTNATEFSAENVVGGISPDGTAVPGLVLAGTGDNDLLNGSSSDDTITGGAGSDTINGSGGDDLIAGGDESGEIYYDYGDSLNGGAGNDTILGGQGNDSIDGAAGNDVIDAGAGNDYLEVNVGNGQDTLAGGAGNDRFSLWSYGSDTFQSIQADGGDGDDLFSLYISSYSWAADPAVVLTGGAGTDTFRFISGNATGPFTVTDFAAGAGGDRIDITELLEQSASNGDYSGGNPFAADQGFLRLVQDGADTLLQFDSDGASGLNATYHTVLTLLNVKAAEMVSNVAEALAISGTPTDDMLSGGPGFDTISGLAGNDTLDGGSGGDSMSGGSGDDVYYADDVADVVVEITGEGRDKVIATVNFTLANNVEDLQLQGSAHDGTGNAGANVITGNDGANVLKGEAGNDTLSGEAGDDTLDAGSGQDFVDGGIGVDTLKVAGKFESYARIALSADETGLVNFKTGESISLRNIEMVGFADGTKTIAAVRQNDGPEDHSTSTGTDGSDTLVGGSTNDVLLGQGGNDTLDGGIGNDTLVGGTGDDTYVLDTIGDVITELAGGGNDTALLGFKTAATYQLAANVENAVVTATALVKVHITGNTLDNRLSGNAAANTLAGGAGNDTLDGGAGRDTLAGGAGDDLYIVEAATDTVTEAVGAGYDTVETVATKYTLGANVEMLRYNGSAAFNGTGNALANGITGRGGNDKLSGAGGDDILDGAAGNDSLSGGDGSDLLVAGTGTDTVDGGTGTDTAFVLGAFSDYVRQRTTTVDTRLVNAMTGEDVTLRNVEQVIFTDGARTLAEVTVNLVGAGNDLLVGTADDDTLDGALGNDTLSGGDGDDLYVVSAAGDVIVEAAGEGNDSVQVAFAVAGKFVLAANVENATVAASSKAVTVTGNGLDNLLTGNAGANTLVGAEGDDTLAGGAGADSLAGGAGDDVYVVDVAADAVTEAANGGIDRVDVSAAAYTLGANVENLRYTGAGTFNGTGNALANEISGGAGNDRLNGGAGDDVLLPGTGIDVVDGGTGTDTAQLAGGFADYVRSRPTATDTLLVNAATGESVTLRNVERLQFADGVRDVADVHANVASVANDVITGTGGNDTLDGLAGNDTMTGGLGDDTYVISAAGDVVLEDAGAGIDQVRVAFTGGGTYALAANVEHAAIAVTANRAINLAGNALANTLTGNAAANAIEGGAGDDSLAGGAGNDTLGGGTGRDVLSGGAGADAFVFNDGGSLDTVTDFVTRSDKLRIAQGGIRIGDGDRSVEGAVVSAAPGGFKASAELVILTADIDGEITAGKAAAQIGAAASAYREGATALFVVDNGIDSAVFLFRSTGGDAEVSAPELTGIAALVGTPGLAASDCVFVA from the coding sequence ATGGCCAACACAATTACCGGCACCGCAGCCGAAGACAATTTACTCGGTACATTTGACAACGACGTTCTCATCGGCGGTGCAGGAAGCGACACCATTGACGGAGGCGGCGGCGATGACCTGATAGAAGGTGGTGATGAATCCGGTGGATATTATGCTGATTACGGAGATAGCCTAAATGGCGGCGCGGGGAACGATACGATCCTCGGAGGCCAAGGAAATGACAGCATAGATGGCGCGGCTGGCGACGATGTGATCGACGCTGGCGCAGGAAATGACTACCTCGAGGTTAACGTCGGAAATGGGCAGGATACGCTTGCCGGTGGCGCTGGCAATGACCGCTTCAGCCTCTGGAGCTACGGTTCGGACACGTTCCAGAGTATCCAGGCCAATGGAGGCGATGGCGACGATCTTTTTTCTTTGTATATCAGCTCATATTCCTGGGCTGCCGATCCAGCGGTCGTTCTGACAGGTGGAGCCGGTACGGATACGTTCAGGTTCATCAGCGGTAATGCTACAGGTCCCTTTACGGTAACCGATTTCGCTGCCGGAGCAGGGGGCGACCGCATTGATATCACGGAATTGCTGGAGCAAAGCGCCAGCAACGGCGACTACAGCGGCGGTAACCCGTTCGCGGCCGACCAAGGTTTCCTGCGTTTGGTGCAGGACGGTGCTGACACACTGCTCCAATACGATTTCGACGGTGTCGCCGGCAAGAGTCAGGCCTTTCAGACCGCCATGACGCTGCAAAATACCAATGCGACTGAGTTTTCAGCGGAAAATGTTGTCGGTGGTATCAGCCCCGATGGAACCGCGGTGCCAGGGTTGGTGCTAGCTGGAACTGGCGACAATGATTTGCTCAATGGCAGTAGCTCCGACGATACGATCACCGGCGGTGCGGGAAGTGACACTATCAATGGAAGCGGCGGCGATGATCTTATCGCTGGAGGCGACGAATCCGGCGAAATCTATTACGACTACGGGGACAGCCTAAATGGCGGCGCGGGGAACGATACGATCCTCGGAGGCCAAGGAAATGACAGCATAGATGGCGCGGCTGGCAACGATGTGATCGACGCTGGCGCCGGAAATGATTACCTCGAGGTTAACGTCGGAAATGGGCAGGATACGCTTGTCGGTGGCGCTGGCAATGACCGCTTCAGCCTCTGGAGCTACGGTTCGGACACGTTCCAGAGTATCGAGGCCAATGGAGGCGATGGCGACGATCTTTTTTCTTTGTATATCAGCTCATATTCCTGGGCTGCCGATCCAGCGGTCGTGCTGACAGGTGGAGCCGGCACGGATACGTTCAGGTTCATCAGCGGTAATGCTACAGGTCCCTTTACGGTAACCGATTTCGCTGCCGGAGCAGGGGGCGACCGCATTGATATCACGGAATTGCTGGAGCAAAGCGCCAGCAACGGCGACTACAGCGGCGGTAACCCGTTCGCGGCCGACCAAGGTTTCCTGCGTTTGGTGCAGGACGGTGCTGACACACTGCTCCAATACGATTTCGACGGTGTCGCCGGCAAGAGTCAGGCCTTTCAGACCGTCATGACGCTGCAAAATACCAATGCGACTGAGTTTTCAGCGGAAAATGTTGTCGGTGGTATCAGCCCCGATGGAACCGCGGTGCCAGGGTTGGTGCTAGCTGGAACTGGCGACAATGATTTGCTCAATGGCAGTAGCTCCGACGATACGATCACCGGCGGTGCGGGAAGTGACACTATCAATGGAAGCGGCGGCGATGATCTTATCGCTGGAGGCGACGAATCCGGCGAAATCTATTACGACTACGGGGACAGCCTAAATGGCGGCGCGGGGAACGATACGATCCTCGGAGGCCAAGGAAATGACAGCATAGATGGCGCGGCTGGCAACGATGTGATCGACGCTGGCGCCGGAAATGATTACCTCGAGGTTAACGTCGGAAATGGGCAGGATACGCTTGCCGGTGGCGCTGGCAATGACCGCTTCAGCCTCTGGAGCTACGGTTCGGACACGTTCCAGAGTATCCAGGCCGATGGAGGCGATGGCGACGATCTTTTTTCTTTGTATATCAGCTCATATTCCTGGGCTGCCGATCCAGCGGTCGTTCTGACAGGTGGAGCCGGCACGGATACGTTCAGGTTCATCAGCGGTAATGCTACAGGTCCCTTTACGGTAACCGATTTCGCTGCCGGAGCAGGGGGCGACCGCATTGATATCACGGAACTGCTGGAGCAAAGCGCCAGCAACGGCGATTACAGCGGCGGTAACCCGTTCGCGGCCGACCAGGGTTTTCTGCGTTTGGTGCAGGACGGTGCTGACACACTGCTCCAATTCGATTCCGACGGTGCTTCCGGGCTGAATGCAACGTATCACACTGTGTTGACTCTCCTGAACGTCAAAGCTGCAGAGATGGTCAGCAATGTTGCCGAGGCATTGGCCATCAGTGGTACCCCAACTGACGACATGCTATCTGGCGGACCAGGGTTCGACACCATTTCCGGCCTGGCAGGCAACGATACCCTGGATGGCGGAAGCGGCGGCGACAGCATGTCTGGCGGTTCAGGTGACGACGTCTATTACGCAGACGATGTTGCAGACGTAGTCGTCGAGATCACCGGCGAAGGCCGCGATAAAGTCATCGCGACAGTGAACTTCACACTTGCGAACAACGTGGAAGACTTGCAGCTGCAGGGCAGCGCCCACGATGGGACGGGCAATGCCGGAGCCAACGTCATCACCGGAAACGATGGTGCAAACGTACTGAAGGGAGAGGCAGGAAATGACACGCTGTCCGGAGAAGCAGGGGACGACACGCTCGACGCGGGCAGCGGGCAAGACTTTGTGGATGGAGGAATCGGCGTCGATACGCTGAAGGTGGCCGGAAAGTTCGAATCTTATGCGCGTATCGCGTTGTCGGCTGACGAGACTGGGCTCGTCAACTTCAAGACTGGTGAAAGTATTTCGCTTCGCAATATCGAGATGGTGGGCTTCGCCGACGGAACCAAGACGATAGCCGCGGTTCGCCAGAACGATGGCCCCGAAGATCACTCCACGTCGACCGGAACCGATGGCAGCGATACGCTGGTCGGCGGTTCGACAAATGATGTACTGCTTGGACAAGGCGGCAACGACACGCTCGACGGGGGCATTGGCAATGACACCTTGGTCGGCGGAACAGGAGACGATACCTATGTCCTTGACACGATCGGGGATGTAATTACTGAACTGGCTGGCGGCGGTAACGATACAGCCTTGCTGGGCTTCAAGACCGCGGCAACGTACCAGCTTGCCGCCAATGTCGAGAACGCAGTCGTCACCGCGACGGCATTGGTCAAAGTCCATATCACCGGCAATACCCTCGACAACCGCCTGTCCGGCAACGCCGCCGCCAACACCCTGGCCGGCGGTGCCGGCAACGACACCCTTGATGGCGGCGCCGGCAGGGACACGCTGGCCGGCGGCGCGGGCGATGATCTGTATATCGTCGAGGCTGCCACGGATACGGTCACCGAAGCCGTGGGCGCCGGCTACGACACTGTGGAAACGGTGGCGACGAAATATACGCTCGGCGCGAATGTGGAGATGCTGCGCTACAACGGCAGCGCAGCCTTCAATGGCACCGGCAATGCGCTGGCCAATGGCATCACGGGCCGCGGCGGCAACGACAAGCTGTCCGGCGCCGGCGGGGACGACATCCTCGATGGCGCGGCCGGTAACGACTCGCTGTCCGGTGGCGACGGCAGCGACCTGCTGGTCGCCGGCACCGGCACCGACACTGTTGACGGTGGCACAGGCACCGATACCGCGTTCGTGCTGGGCGCATTCAGCGATTACGTCCGCCAGCGCACCACCACCGTCGACACCCGCCTGGTCAATGCCATGACCGGCGAGGACGTCACGCTGCGCAACGTCGAGCAGGTAATCTTCACCGATGGCGCCAGGACGCTGGCCGAAGTCACCGTCAACCTCGTCGGCGCCGGCAACGACCTGCTGGTCGGCACGGCGGACGACGACACGCTCGACGGCGCGCTGGGCAACGACACCCTGTCCGGCGGCGACGGTGACGATCTGTACGTCGTCAGCGCCGCCGGCGACGTGATCGTCGAAGCGGCCGGCGAAGGCAATGACTCGGTGCAGGTGGCGTTTGCCGTGGCCGGCAAGTTCGTGCTGGCCGCGAACGTCGAGAACGCGACAGTCGCGGCCAGCTCGAAAGCCGTGACCGTGACGGGCAACGGGCTCGATAACCTGCTGACCGGGAATGCCGGCGCGAATACCCTGGTCGGCGCCGAGGGCGACGACACGCTGGCCGGTGGCGCCGGCGCGGATTCGCTGGCCGGCGGCGCGGGCGACGATGTGTACGTGGTCGACGTGGCGGCCGATGCCGTCACCGAGGCGGCGAATGGCGGCATCGACCGCGTCGATGTATCGGCGGCCGCGTATACGCTGGGCGCCAACGTGGAGAACCTGCGCTACACGGGTGCCGGCACATTCAACGGCACCGGTAACGCGCTGGCCAACGAAATTTCCGGAGGCGCCGGCAACGACCGGCTGAACGGCGGTGCGGGCGACGACGTGCTGCTGCCCGGCACGGGCATCGACGTCGTCGACGGCGGCACCGGCACGGACACCGCGCAACTGGCCGGCGGGTTCGCCGACTATGTGCGCAGCCGGCCGACCGCGACGGATACGCTGCTGGTCAACGCGGCGACGGGCGAATCGGTCACCCTGCGCAACGTGGAACGCCTGCAGTTCGCGGACGGCGTGCGCGACGTGGCCGACGTGCACGCCAACGTTGCCAGCGTCGCCAACGATGTCATCACCGGCACCGGCGGCAACGACACGCTCGATGGGCTGGCCGGGAACGACACCATGACCGGCGGCCTTGGCGACGATACCTACGTGATCAGCGCCGCCGGCGACGTCGTGCTCGAAGATGCCGGCGCGGGGATCGACCAGGTGCGGGTCGCATTCACCGGCGGCGGTACCTATGCGCTCGCCGCCAACGTGGAACATGCCGCCATCGCCGTGACGGCGAACAGGGCCATCAACCTGGCGGGCAACGCACTCGCCAACACGTTGACCGGCAACGCGGCGGCCAACGCCATCGAAGGCGGTGCCGGCGACGACTCGCTCGCCGGCGGGGCCGGTAACGATACGCTGGGAGGGGGAACCGGCCGCGATGTGCTGTCCGGCGGCGCGGGGGCGGATGCCTTTGTCTTCAACGATGGCGGCAGCCTGGATACGGTCACCGATTTCGTGACCCGGTCCGACAAGCTGCGTATCGCACAGGGCGGCATCCGGATCGGCGACGGCGACCGCTCCGTCGAAGGCGCGGTGGTCTCGGCAGCGCCCGGCGGCTTCAAGGCTTCCGCCGAACTGGTCATCCTGACGGCCGACATCGACGGAGAAATCACTGCCGGGAAAGCGGCAGCCCAGATCGGCGCCGCGGCGAGCGCGTACCGTGAGGGAGCCACGGCCCTGTTTGTCGTGGACAACGGTATCGACAGCGCGGTCTTCCTGTTCCGGTCCACGGGCGGCGATGCCGAAGTTTCCGCTCCGGAGCTCACCGGGATCGCCGCGCTGGTCGGCACACCGGGCCTGGCTGCCAGCGATTGCGTCTTCGTTGCCTAG
- a CDS encoding cyclase family protein — protein MTRRFIDLSIFLENEVLSDPPPLAPKITYQKHTDTLPEFMAMIPGTTAADYPDGEAAAAEWVTMTTHSGTHLDAPYHFHSTMDAATGEKKASITIDEVPLEWCFQPGVKLDFRHFPDGYVATAADVAAELDRIGHELRPLDIVVVNTGAGSRYGHNDYVSAGCGMGYEATMYLLERGVRLTGTDAWSWDAPFSYTAKKIAETGNKALIWEGHKAGRDIGYCHLEKLHALEKLPAHGFYISCFPHKVRRGSAGWTRAVAIFDDGLMALPR, from the coding sequence ATGACCCGCCGCTTCATCGACCTTTCCATCTTCCTCGAGAACGAAGTACTGTCCGACCCGCCGCCGCTGGCGCCGAAGATCACGTACCAGAAACACACGGACACACTGCCCGAGTTCATGGCGATGATCCCCGGCACCACCGCCGCCGACTACCCGGACGGCGAAGCCGCCGCCGCCGAATGGGTGACGATGACCACCCACAGCGGCACCCACCTCGACGCGCCATACCACTTCCATTCCACGATGGATGCCGCCACCGGCGAAAAGAAGGCCTCGATCACGATCGACGAAGTACCGCTGGAGTGGTGCTTCCAGCCAGGCGTGAAGCTGGACTTCCGCCATTTCCCCGACGGCTACGTGGCCACCGCCGCCGACGTGGCCGCGGAACTGGACCGCATCGGCCACGAACTGCGCCCGCTGGACATCGTCGTCGTGAACACCGGCGCGGGCAGCCGCTATGGCCATAACGACTATGTTTCCGCCGGCTGCGGCATGGGCTACGAAGCCACCATGTACCTGCTGGAGCGGGGCGTGCGGTTGACCGGCACGGACGCATGGAGCTGGGACGCGCCGTTCTCGTACACGGCCAAGAAGATCGCGGAAACAGGCAACAAGGCGCTGATCTGGGAAGGCCACAAGGCCGGGCGCGACATCGGCTACTGCCACCTGGAGAAGCTGCACGCACTGGAGAAGCTGCCGGCGCATGGTTTCTATATCAGCTGCTTCCCGCACAAGGTGCGGCGCGGGTCGGCGGGGTGGACGCGGGCGGTGGCGATTTTCGACGATGGGTTGATGGCGCTGCCGCGCTGA
- a CDS encoding LysR family transcriptional regulator, whose amino-acid sequence MRFNRLDLNLLVALDALLSEKSITRAAGRLNLSQSATSGVLARLRDYFKDELLVPVGRTLILTPLASSLCDPVRKVLLQIQATIDIRPEFDPQTASRAFRILASDYISTVLLGDLGQRIASAAPNITLDVLPTTPNPIDLLERAEVDLIVLPRKFIAETHPVHVLFEETYTCIAWTGNTAVGDTLTLDQYMGLGHVSSRFGNAVTSFEEWFLKVSGYDRRIEVTTTNFTSIPHFVIGTNRIATMHTRLARTLARYYPIRLLPPPLEIPALEMCMQWNHFLDRDPSHIWLRSVLADIARADPFGEAPREYAAPLAAYS is encoded by the coding sequence ATGCGTTTCAACCGCCTCGACCTGAACCTGCTGGTCGCGCTCGACGCACTGCTGAGCGAAAAAAGCATCACCCGCGCGGCTGGCCGCCTGAACCTGAGCCAGTCGGCCACCAGCGGCGTGCTGGCCCGGCTGCGCGACTACTTCAAGGACGAACTGCTGGTCCCCGTCGGCCGCACGCTGATCCTCACGCCGCTGGCGTCCAGCCTGTGCGACCCGGTGCGCAAGGTGCTGCTGCAGATCCAGGCGACCATCGACATCCGCCCCGAGTTCGATCCGCAGACGGCCAGCCGCGCCTTCCGCATTCTCGCCAGCGACTACATCTCGACGGTGCTGCTGGGCGACCTGGGCCAGCGCATCGCCAGCGCCGCGCCGAACATCACGCTCGACGTGCTGCCGACGACACCGAACCCGATCGACCTGCTGGAACGCGCCGAGGTGGACCTGATCGTCCTGCCCCGCAAGTTCATCGCCGAAACGCATCCGGTGCACGTGCTGTTCGAGGAAACCTATACCTGCATCGCCTGGACCGGCAACACGGCGGTCGGCGACACGCTGACGCTGGACCAGTACATGGGCCTGGGCCACGTGTCTTCCCGCTTCGGCAACGCGGTGACCAGTTTCGAGGAGTGGTTCCTGAAGGTGAGCGGCTACGACCGCCGCATCGAAGTGACGACGACCAACTTCACCAGCATTCCCCACTTCGTGATCGGCACCAACCGCATCGCCACGATGCACACGCGCCTGGCCCGCACGCTGGCCCGCTATTACCCGATCCGCCTGCTGCCGCCGCCGCTGGAAATCCCCGCGCTGGAGATGTGCATGCAGTGGAACCACTTCCTGGACCGCGATCCTTCGCACATCTGGCTGCGTTCCGTGCTGGCCGATATCGCGCGGGCCGACCCGTTCGGCGAGGCACCTCGGGAGTACGCGGCACCCTTGGCCGCGTACTCCTGA
- a CDS encoding efflux RND transporter permease subunit: protein MSFGGSAGEQAVIRDLSHFDTRSGSALERLLFNHRLLVALACLLATLVLGWQATRLKLNASFEDMIPASHPYIANYLEHRDQLSGLGNAVRIAVAAKGGTVYDAQYLATLQKISDELFLIPGVDRTYMKSLWTPSTRWVGVTEEGMEGGPVIPNDYDGSPRSVAQVRENVARSGEIGQLVAVDGRSSILYVPLLERGADGQPLDYAALGERLEQLRAKYAGGQVDLHIVGFAKVAGDLIEGLKQVLLFFAASTLIAAAMLYWYTRCARSTLLVVACSLVAVVWQLGLLPLLGYGLDPYSMLVPFLVFAIGMSHGAQKMNGIMQDIGRGTHKLVAARYTFRRLFLAGLAALLCDAVGFAVLAIIDIKVIKDLAAVASIGVAALILTNLILLPILLSWLGVDAGAAQRSLRAEAAEGNGNGSSGGKAGGSGSWSVLERFTERRTAAATIAVAALLGAGGYYASLHVKIGDLDPGAPELRPDSRYNRDNAYVVSHYAASSDVFAVMVKTLDNACASYDTLMRVDALEYRLSQLPAVETTNSLALLNRRVLTGMNEGSLKWYELVQNQGALNMVTAGAPRGLYNDTCNLLTLYAYLTDHKADTLAGVVKVVEDFARENDTRDVKFLLAAGNAGIEAATNIVVHDASRAMLYWVYAAVIVLCLVTFRSWRAVVCAVVPLVLTSVLCEALMVWLGIGIKVATLPVIALGVGIGIDYALYVMSILLARQKAGDSLREAYSHALRFTGKVVLLTGVTLAIAVATWALSPIKFQADMGILLAFMFLWNMVGALVLLPALACFVMPSARRQVQDAPAGVPAQAALAD from the coding sequence ATGAGTTTCGGCGGCTCCGCGGGCGAACAGGCGGTGATCCGCGACCTGTCCCACTTCGATACCCGCTCCGGCAGCGCGCTGGAACGGCTGCTGTTCAACCACCGGCTGCTGGTGGCGCTGGCGTGCCTGCTGGCCACGCTGGTGCTGGGCTGGCAGGCCACGCGCCTGAAGCTCAACGCCAGCTTCGAGGACATGATCCCGGCCAGCCATCCGTACATCGCCAATTACCTGGAGCACCGCGACCAGTTGAGCGGACTCGGCAACGCGGTGCGCATCGCCGTCGCGGCCAAGGGCGGCACGGTGTACGACGCGCAGTACCTCGCCACGCTGCAGAAGATCAGCGATGAGCTGTTCCTGATTCCCGGCGTCGACCGCACCTACATGAAGTCGCTGTGGACGCCGTCCACGCGCTGGGTCGGCGTGACGGAAGAGGGCATGGAAGGCGGGCCGGTGATCCCCAACGACTACGACGGCTCGCCGCGCAGCGTGGCCCAGGTGCGCGAGAACGTGGCCCGTTCCGGGGAGATCGGCCAGCTGGTCGCGGTCGATGGCCGTTCCAGCATCCTGTACGTGCCGCTGCTGGAACGCGGCGCGGATGGCCAGCCGCTGGACTACGCGGCGCTGGGTGAACGCCTGGAGCAGCTGCGCGCGAAGTACGCCGGCGGGCAGGTGGACCTGCACATCGTGGGGTTCGCGAAAGTGGCGGGCGACCTGATCGAGGGGCTGAAGCAGGTGCTGCTGTTCTTTGCCGCCTCCACGCTGATCGCGGCGGCGATGCTGTACTGGTACACCCGCTGCGCGCGCAGCACGCTGCTGGTGGTGGCCTGTTCGCTGGTGGCCGTGGTGTGGCAACTGGGCCTGCTGCCGCTGCTGGGCTACGGGCTCGATCCGTACTCGATGCTGGTGCCGTTCCTGGTGTTCGCCATCGGCATGAGCCACGGCGCGCAGAAGATGAACGGCATCATGCAGGATATCGGCCGCGGCACGCACAAGCTGGTGGCGGCACGCTATACGTTCCGCCGGCTGTTCCTGGCCGGCCTGGCGGCGCTGCTGTGCGACGCGGTCGGTTTCGCCGTGCTGGCGATCATCGACATCAAGGTGATCAAGGATCTCGCGGCGGTGGCCAGCATCGGCGTCGCCGCGCTGATCCTGACGAACCTGATCCTGCTGCCGATCCTGCTGTCCTGGCTGGGCGTGGATGCCGGCGCGGCGCAGCGCAGCCTGCGCGCCGAGGCGGCCGAAGGTAATGGCAATGGAAGCAGCGGCGGCAAGGCCGGTGGCAGTGGCAGCTGGTCCGTGCTGGAACGGTTCACCGAACGGCGCACCGCGGCGGCAACCATCGCGGTAGCGGCGCTGCTGGGAGCGGGCGGCTACTACGCCAGCCTGCACGTGAAGATCGGCGACCTCGATCCGGGCGCACCCGAATTGCGGCCGGATTCGCGCTACAACCGCGACAACGCCTATGTGGTGAGCCACTACGCGGCCAGCAGCGACGTGTTCGCCGTGATGGTGAAGACGCTGGACAATGCCTGCGCCAGCTACGACACGCTGATGCGCGTGGATGCGCTGGAATACCGGCTGTCGCAGCTGCCCGCGGTCGAGACGACCAATTCGCTGGCGCTGCTGAACCGCCGCGTGCTGACCGGCATGAACGAGGGCAGCCTGAAATGGTATGAGCTGGTGCAGAACCAGGGTGCGCTGAACATGGTCACGGCCGGCGCGCCGCGCGGCCTGTACAACGACACCTGCAACCTGCTCACGCTGTACGCCTACCTGACCGACCACAAGGCCGACACGCTGGCCGGCGTGGTGAAGGTGGTGGAGGACTTCGCCCGCGAGAACGACACGCGCGACGTGAAGTTCCTGCTGGCGGCCGGCAACGCGGGCATCGAGGCGGCCACCAACATCGTCGTCCACGATGCCAGCCGGGCCATGCTGTACTGGGTGTACGCGGCGGTGATCGTGCTGTGCCTCGTTACGTTCCGCTCCTGGCGCGCCGTGGTGTGCGCGGTGGTCCCGCTGGTGCTGACGTCCGTGCTGTGCGAGGCGCTGATGGTATGGCTCGGCATCGGCATCAAGGTGGCCACGCTGCCGGTGATCGCGCTGGGCGTCGGCATCGGCATCGACTATGCGCTGTATGTGATGAGCATCCTGCTGGCGCGCCAGAAGGCCGGCGACTCGCTGCGCGAAGCGTACAGCCATGCGCTGCGCTTCACCGGCAAGGTGGTACTGCTGACCGGCGTGACGCTGGCGATCGCGGTCGCCACCTGGGCCCTGTCGCCGATCAAGTTCCAGGCCGATATGGGCATCCTGCTGGCATTCATGTTCCTGTGGAATATGGTCGGGGCCCTGGTTCTGCTGCCGGCGCTGGCCTGTTTCGTGATGCCGTCGGCCCGGCGGCAGGTGCAGGACGCGCCTGCGGGCGTGCCGGCGCAGGCGGCGCTGGCCGACTGA
- a CDS encoding WD40/YVTN/BNR-like repeat-containing protein — translation MGRLFNTLLAACLAPAAAAAAAPAAVPAQGAQQGMQQGVHAVLDRPAASDRQAPRRVMLGLDRMEGRAIAVGERGLVLLSDDGGKAWRQAQVPVSVTLTAVRFVTPRLAWAIGHGGVVLHSADGGATWRRQLDGRGIIRLLDTAARGNEALAATARQFAADGPDKPLLDLHFFDERRGIVAGAYGLALRTEDGGATWTVLNDAIDNPDGLHVYAIAVRGEETWLAGEQGYLARSLDGGRSFTRVQAPYRGTWFTARALPDGGLLFGGLRGNAFRWNGQGFEQLAGYAPVSLSASAAGKDGVLLADQAGHLYRAGSAGQPARMVKLATPPAPIAALATTAGGDVLVAGVRGVSRIDAAMLEGGAP, via the coding sequence ATGGGCCGTCTGTTCAATACGCTGCTGGCCGCCTGCCTGGCGCCAGCCGCCGCTGCTGCTGCCGCACCGGCTGCGGTACCGGCGCAGGGCGCGCAGCAGGGAATGCAGCAAGGCGTCCATGCGGTACTGGACCGGCCGGCGGCGAGCGACCGCCAGGCCCCGCGCCGCGTGATGCTGGGCCTCGACCGGATGGAGGGACGTGCGATTGCCGTGGGCGAGCGTGGCCTGGTGCTGCTGTCGGACGATGGCGGCAAGGCTTGGCGGCAGGCACAGGTACCGGTCAGTGTCACGCTGACGGCGGTGCGCTTTGTGACCCCACGGCTGGCCTGGGCGATCGGCCACGGCGGCGTGGTGCTGCACAGCGCGGACGGCGGCGCCACCTGGCGCCGGCAACTGGACGGGCGCGGCATCATCCGCCTGCTCGACACCGCGGCGCGCGGCAACGAAGCGCTGGCCGCCACGGCACGCCAGTTCGCCGCGGACGGTCCGGACAAGCCCTTGCTCGACCTGCATTTCTTCGACGAGCGGCGCGGCATCGTGGCCGGTGCCTACGGCCTGGCGCTGCGCACGGAAGACGGCGGCGCCACGTGGACGGTCCTGAATGACGCGATCGACAACCCGGACGGCTTGCATGTCTACGCGATCGCCGTGCGCGGCGAGGAAACCTGGCTGGCCGGCGAGCAGGGCTACCTGGCCCGCTCGCTCGACGGCGGGCGCAGCTTCACGCGCGTGCAGGCGCCGTACCGGGGCACGTGGTTCACCGCCAGGGCATTGCCCGATGGCGGCTTGCTGTTCGGCGGCCTGCGCGGCAATGCATTCCGCTGGAACGGGCAGGGCTTCGAGCAACTGGCCGGCTACGCGCCGGTGTCGCTGAGCGCATCGGCGGCCGGGAAGGACGGCGTGCTGTTGGCCGACCAGGCCGGCCACCTGTACCGCGCCGGCAGTGCCGGCCAGCCGGCCCGGATGGTGAAGCTGGCCACGCCGCCCGCGCCGATCGCGGCGCTGGCGACGACGGCCGGCGGCGATGTGCTGGTGGCTGGCGTGCGGGGTGTCTCCCGCATCGACGCGGCCATGCTGGAAGGAGGTGCGCCATGA